CCACCTTACCTCGCATCTTACGCTGCTGCGTGTGGCCTGACTTCCCGGTCAATGCTGGACGCCGATAAATCGCGCGCCGATTCAAGCTCGTAGCGTGTTTGAAGATTCATCCAAAATTGAGCAGAATTCCCGAAAAAACGAGACAGCCGCAGGGCGGTATCCGCGGTTATGCCGCGCTTTGCAAGCACGATCTCGTTGATCCGCCTCGCCGGAACGCGGATGCTTTCGGCCAGGCGGTACTGACTAATGCTCATCGGCTTCAAGAACTCTTCCAGTAAAATCTCTCCGGGATGCAC
The sequence above is a segment of the Deltaproteobacteria bacterium genome. Coding sequences within it:
- a CDS encoding HigA family addiction module antitoxin, with the protein product MNGRDFPPVHPGEILLEEFLKPMSISQYRLAESIRVPARRINEIVLAKRGITADTALRLSRFFGNSAQFWMNLQTRYELESARDLSASSIDREVRPHAAA